In Apium graveolens cultivar Ventura chromosome 10, ASM990537v1, whole genome shotgun sequence, the following are encoded in one genomic region:
- the LOC141690723 gene encoding tetrahydroberberine oxidase-like, whose product MKSSFSISFVVLMLAFSYVTSSALLKDEKSSEKFVKCLDRFSDDISKVVYTKQNSNFTQTLLSTINNLRFAKPETPKPLVIVRPVSKSQIQAVIYCSKKKDLQMRIRSGGHSFEGLSYVSPLPFVILDIVNLKTFSFDAETGTAWVGSGLTNGELYYRIGEKSDTLGFPSGLWANVGVGGLLSGGGYGMLMRKYGLAADHVIDASLIDANGRILDRKSMGEDWFWAIRGGGGGSFGVVLSWKVRLVPVPKIVTVFKVFRTVEQNLTNIFHKYQSVATKLPKELLIKADAQSIVSSASPRSDKRTMIFLFEALYLNGVDKMLSVMQEQFPELGIVREDCFEVSWLQSTVYFSGFELFTPPEILLNLTILPRPAFKSNNDFTQAPIPIEGLEGLWEMMYKLPPQKATLQFTPYGGRMDEISESALPFPYRAGTLFKFNMFAETDTDEAERIEWIRSLTTYLTPYVTKNPRSSYVNYVNLWLGSNNLRGPTSYQQASTWGKRYFKNNFDRREDTFLRLYMRYTPVVQMHVPTVTPTVSAAPVMPTVPTAHTDRLENFNGTNFKSRQQKMYFYLATLHLNRFLKEEVPLLTFESNTQTVYVADAWKH is encoded by the exons ATGAAGAGTAGCTTTTCTATATCTTTTGTGGTTTTGATGTTAGCATTTTCATATGTAACATCATCTGCATTGTTAAAAGACGAAAAATCTTCGGAAAAATTCGTCAAGTGCCTCGACCGTTTCTCTGATGATATTTCGAAAGTTGTATACACCAAGCAAAACTCTAATTTCACTCAAACATTGCTCTCCACTATTAACAATTTGCGTTTTGCAAAGCCTGAAACGCCTAAACCTCTAGTCATTGTTAGACCGGTGAGCAAATCGCAGATCCAAGCTGTGATTTATTGCTCCAAGAAAAAGGATCTGCAAATGAGAATTCGGAGTGGTGGTCATAGTTTTGAAGGCCTTTCTTATGTTTCTCCACTTCCGTTCGTGATACTTGATATTGTTAATCTCAAAACATTTAGTTTTGATGCTGAAACGGGTACTGCGTGGGTTGGTTCTGGTTTGACAAATGGAGAACTTTACTACAGGATTGGAGAAAAAAGTGATACGCTTGGATTTCCATCTGGTTTATGGGCGAATGTGGGTGTTGGGGGACTTTTAAGTGGAGGGGGTTATGGCATGCTGATGCGAAAATACGGACTTGCTGCTGATCACGTGATTGATGCTAGCTTGATCGATGCCAACGGTAGAATTCTAGATCGGAAGTCAATGGGCGAGGATTGGTTCTGGGCCATTAGAGGAGGTGGTGGTGGTAGCTTCGGAGTTGTTCTTTCCTGGAAAGTAAGACTAGTTCCAGTTCCTAAAATTGTGACGGTCTTTAAAGTATTCAGAACTGTGGAACAAAACTTGACAAACATTTTTCATAAATACCAATCTGTTGCAACCAAGTTGCCAAAAGAGCTGCTAATCAAGGCCGATGCACAGAGTATTGTGAGCAGTGCCAGTCCTCGTTCAGATAAGAGAACCATGATCTTCCTATTTGAAGCCTTATACCTAAACGGAGTTGATAAGATGCTCTCTGTGATGCAAGAACAGTTCCCAGAGCTTGGTATAGTAAGAGAAGATTGTTTTGAAGTAAGCTGGCTTCAGTCGACAGTGTACTTCTCAGGTTTTGAATTATTCACGCCTCCTGAAATACTGCTCAATCTAACAATTCTACCTCGGccagcttttaaatcaaataatgACTTCACTCAAGCACCAATTCCTATAGAAGGGTTGGAAGGTTTGTGGGAAATGATGTACAAACTGCCGCCACAAAAAGCAACTCTACAGTTTACACCCTACGGAGGAAGGATGGATGAAATTTCGGAGTCTGCACTTCCATTCCCTTACAGAGCTGGAACCTTGTTCAAATTTAACATGTTTGCAGAAACTGATACAGATGAAGCTGAGCGTATCGAATGGATTAGAAGCTTGACAACGTATTTGACTCCTTACGTTACAAAGAATCCAAGAAGTTCATATGTTAATTATGTTAACCTGTGGTTGGGAAGCAACAATCTCAGAGGCCCGACAAGTTACCAACAAGCAAGTACATGGGGGAAACGGTACTTCAAGAATAATTTTGACAG GAGGGAAGATACATTCCTACGATTGTACATGCGCTATACACCTGTTGTACAAATGCACGTACCAACTGTCACACCTACGGTAtctgctgcacctgttatgccaactgtgcctaCTGCACACACTGATAGACTTGAGAATTTTAATGGAACGAACTTCAAAAGTAGGCAGCAAAAGATGTATTTTTATTTGGCCACACTGCATCTGaatcgcttccttaaggaagagGTACCATTGCTCACTTTTGAGAGTAACACGCAGACTGTGTATGTTGCAGATGCATGGAAGCACTAG